In Yersinia enterocolitica subsp. enterocolitica, one DNA window encodes the following:
- a CDS encoding DUF969 domain-containing protein — protein MEQTVNLWPLIGIAAIVIGFLLRINAVLVVISAGVITGLAALMPMATILEKLGEGFLNTRNLPLILLLPLAVIGLLERHGLKERAQAWISQIKSATSGRLLIVYLFVREATAALGLTSLGGHAQMVRPLLAPMAEGAAKTRYGELPEKVRYRLRAMSAATDNVGLFFGEDIFVAFGAIIFMHNFMLESGGIQTEPLHIALWGIPTAICAFLIHAYRLQRLDKHLAAELTALSQSALATKGDAK, from the coding sequence CGGCGATTGTAATCGGATTTTTACTGCGCATAAACGCAGTCTTAGTGGTCATTAGCGCGGGTGTTATCACCGGCCTGGCGGCACTGATGCCAATGGCCACTATTTTAGAAAAACTGGGTGAAGGATTTCTGAATACCCGTAATCTGCCCTTGATTTTGTTACTGCCACTGGCGGTTATTGGCTTACTTGAACGTCATGGCTTGAAAGAGCGGGCGCAGGCGTGGATTTCACAAATTAAAAGTGCCACTTCTGGTCGTTTATTGATTGTGTATCTGTTTGTTCGTGAAGCCACGGCAGCGCTGGGTTTAACCAGTCTTGGCGGTCATGCACAGATGGTCCGGCCGCTATTGGCTCCGATGGCAGAAGGTGCTGCAAAGACGCGTTATGGTGAGTTGCCGGAGAAAGTGCGTTATCGCCTGCGCGCCATGTCAGCGGCAACCGATAACGTTGGCCTGTTCTTTGGTGAAGATATTTTTGTCGCCTTTGGTGCCATCATTTTTATGCATAACTTTATGCTGGAATCTGGTGGCATTCAGACTGAGCCGTTACACATTGCGTTGTGGGGGATTCCGACAGCCATCTGTGCCTTCCTTATCCATGCATATCGATTACAACGTTTAGATAAACACCTCGCCGCTGAGTTAACCGCGCTGAGTCAGTCTGCTTTGGCTACCAAGGGAGACGCCAAATGA